The DNA segment TACCAGAGACTAAAGGTCAGTTGATTGTGAACGTTGGAGCGGTCTTGGGCGTTGGTGTGGAAATAGCGCAGGGTATCGTTCATCCAACCCATGTTCCACTTGAAGTTGAAGCCTAGACCTCCCATGCTGGTTGGGTAGGAGACTTTTTCCCAAGTGGTGGACTCTTCAGCGATCGACAAAATTCCTGGATAGTACTGGAAAATCACCTCATTAAGCTGCCGCAGAAAGCTAACTGCCTCTAGATTTTCTCGTCCACCATAGGCGTTTCTCACCCATACCTCCCGCTCATAGTCTAGATAGAGCATAGAGGCCACAGCATCTACCCGAATGCCGTCGATGTGATACTTGTCAAACCAAAACAGGGCACTGGCAATCAGAAAATTGCGCACTTCATTGCGCTCATAATTGAACACTAGAGTTCCCCAGCCTTTATGTTCGCCCTTACGCCAGTCGGCATATTCATACAGGTGAGTGCCATCAAACATGGCTAGGCCGTGGGCATCTTTGGGGAAGTGACCCGGCACCCAGTCAATGATGACACCGATGCCTTCTTGGTGGCAGCGATCGACAAAATACATGAAATCTTGAGGAGTACCATAGCGTGAGGTAGGCGCATAGTACCCCACTACTTGGTAGCCCCAAGAGCCATCAAAGGGATGCTCAGTAATGGGTAATAGCTCGATATGGGTAAAGCCAATGTCTTTAACGTAGGGGATGAGGCGATCAGCCAATTCGCGGTAGGTGAGAAAGCGTGCACCTGGCTTGTGGGGTACAGCAACTGCCTGTCCCTGCTCTGGTGGTGTATTCAACCCAGAGTGGAGCCAAGAACCCAAATGTACCTCGTAAACAGAAATGGGTAAATCTTGGGGATTAACCTGCTGACGTTGCTCTAGCCAAGCTTGATCGTGCCAAGTATAGGTCAAATCCGTAACGATCGAGGCAGTTGCAGGGCGTATTTCTTGCTGATACCCGAAGGGATCCGTTTTGAACCACACGTCACCACGGGCATTTTTGACCGCATATTTATACT comes from the Cyanobacteriota bacterium genome and includes:
- the glgB gene encoding 1,4-alpha-glucan branching protein GlgB, with amino-acid sequence MTTVQQTDWFTDLDAYLFGEGTHYRIYEKLGAHLTEQDGKPGVHFAVWAPHAQGVTLVGDFNHWDVHKCPMTRNRMGIWEIFVPNLKPGEKYKYAVKNARGDVWFKTDPFGYQQEIRPATASIVTDLTYTWHDQAWLEQRQQVNPQDLPISVYEVHLGSWLHSGLNTPPEQGQAVAVPHKPGARFLTYRELADRLIPYVKDIGFTHIELLPITEHPFDGSWGYQVVGYYAPTSRYGTPQDFMYFVDRCHQEGIGVIIDWVPGHFPKDAHGLAMFDGTHLYEYADWRKGEHKGWGTLVFNYERNEVRNFLIASALFWFDKYHIDGIRVDAVASMLYLDYEREVWVRNAYGGRENLEAVSFLRQLNEVIFQYYPGILSIAEESTTWEKVSYPTSMGGLGFNFKWNMGWMNDTLRYFHTNAQDRSNVHNQLTFSLW